The following proteins are co-located in the Aggregatibacter aphrophilus ATCC 33389 genome:
- the rhlB gene encoding ATP-dependent RNA helicase RhlB — protein MQENYLSSARFADLPLHPLVLQALTTKGFDFCTPIQALSLPVTLQGKDVAGQAQTGTGKTIAFLTALFHHLLTHPTETDKNQPRALVLAPTRELAVQIEHDARIFLKTTQFKTALAYGGDGYDKQLKAIENGVDVLIGTTGRVIDYVKQGIIRLDRIQVVVLDEADRMFDLGFIRDIRYLLRKCPSPQQRLTMLFSATLSYKVRELAFEDMNDPEYVEIAPEQKTGRQIKEELFYPSNQDKIRLLLTLLEEEWPERCIIFANTKHQCEEIWGYLAADGHRVGLLTGDVAQKKRLSLLKQFTDGELDILVATDVAARGLHIAEVTHVFNYDLPDDREDYVHRIGRTGRAGESGISISFACEQYAMNLPAIEEYIGHSIPVSQYDPNALLQDIPKPYRIKRATSTHRISNNNRRKPFQGKR, from the coding sequence ATGCAAGAGAATTATTTAAGTTCGGCACGTTTTGCCGATTTACCTTTACATCCTTTGGTGCTACAAGCACTAACAACGAAAGGATTTGATTTTTGTACCCCAATTCAGGCGTTATCCTTGCCGGTGACATTACAAGGCAAAGATGTGGCGGGGCAGGCACAAACCGGCACAGGAAAAACAATCGCGTTTTTAACCGCACTTTTTCACCATTTATTAACCCATCCAACTGAAACTGATAAAAATCAACCGCGCGCTTTGGTGCTTGCGCCAACCCGTGAGCTGGCCGTGCAAATTGAGCATGATGCGCGGATTTTCTTAAAAACAACTCAATTTAAGACCGCACTTGCTTACGGTGGTGATGGTTATGATAAGCAGCTTAAAGCTATTGAGAACGGGGTTGATGTGCTTATCGGTACCACAGGGCGGGTGATTGATTATGTAAAACAAGGCATTATCCGTTTGGATCGTATTCAAGTGGTGGTGTTGGATGAAGCGGATCGAATGTTCGATTTAGGCTTTATACGCGATATCCGTTATTTATTGCGCAAATGCCCGTCGCCACAACAGCGCTTGACCATGTTGTTCTCCGCGACCTTATCTTACAAAGTGCGTGAATTGGCATTTGAGGATATGAACGATCCCGAGTATGTGGAAATTGCGCCGGAGCAAAAAACCGGCCGACAAATTAAAGAAGAACTGTTTTATCCGTCTAATCAAGACAAAATCCGCTTATTATTGACGTTATTGGAAGAGGAATGGCCGGAGCGTTGCATTATCTTCGCCAACACCAAACATCAATGTGAGGAGATTTGGGGCTATTTGGCGGCGGACGGACATCGTGTAGGTTTGTTGACCGGTGATGTGGCGCAGAAAAAACGCTTATCTTTATTAAAGCAATTTACCGATGGTGAATTGGATATTTTAGTGGCAACAGACGTGGCGGCGCGTGGTTTGCACATTGCGGAAGTGACGCATGTCTTTAACTACGACTTGCCTGACGATCGGGAAGATTATGTGCATCGTATCGGACGTACCGGCCGTGCGGGGGAAAGTGGAATTTCCATCAGCTTTGCTTGTGAGCAATATGCCATGAATTTACCGGCTATTGAAGAATATATTGGGCATAGCATTCCAGTGAGTCAATATGATCCGAATGCGTTGTTACAGGACATTCCTAAGCCTTATCGAATAAAACGCGCCACAAGTACTCACCGTATAAGCAACAATAATCGTCGTAAACCGTTTCAAGGTAAGCGATA